A window of Lysobacterales bacterium contains these coding sequences:
- a CDS encoding nuclear transport factor 2 family protein, whose amino-acid sequence MSPPSAIALVQSYYDAFNRRDWPAMVALLSEDVAHDINQGHRETGREAFRDFLLGMDRSYRERLVDVVVMASADGSRAAAEYTVEGVYRSTQPGLPEARDQPYRLGGGAFFEIHDGRITRVSSHYNLGAWLAQVGS is encoded by the coding sequence CCTTCCGCCATCGCCCTGGTGCAGTCCTACTACGACGCTTTCAATCGCCGCGACTGGCCTGCCATGGTCGCGCTGCTCAGCGAGGACGTCGCCCACGACATCAACCAGGGCCATCGAGAGACCGGTCGGGAGGCGTTCCGCGATTTCCTGCTGGGCATGGACCGCAGCTACCGGGAGCGGCTGGTCGACGTGGTGGTGATGGCCAGCGCCGACGGCAGCCGCGCCGCCGCCGAGTACACCGTGGAAGGCGTCTACCGTTCGACCCAGCCTGGCCTGCCCGAAGCGCGCGACCAGCCCTACCGGCTGGGCGGCGGCGCCTTCTTCGAGATCCATGACGGGCGCATCACCCGGGTCAGCAGCCATTACAACCTGGGCGCCTGGCTGGCACAGGTCGGCTCCTGA
- the bioC gene encoding malonyl-ACP O-methyltransferase BioC has translation MIGAFDRTLLRRRFGSAAPGYAAVAKLQQEAESRLLEQVEAIASTPSVVLDVGCGPGRATAALARRWRDARVIGVDLALPMLRLARRARGWLRRQPVVCADANRLPLPDASVDLLFSSLCLQWLGDPQAALAEFARVLRPGGTLLASTFGPGTLAELRQAWAAADDRGHVSEFVPMAALGDALLAQGFGDPVLDRDVFALSYPDLDGLLRELRAIGANNARSDRPRGLAGKHGWRRMRAAYAGLVDHEGRWPASYEVIYLRALAPAPGRPRRSDGTEIATVPISAIRRRPRP, from the coding sequence ATGATCGGTGCATTCGACCGGACGCTGCTGCGTCGGCGCTTCGGAAGCGCGGCACCGGGCTATGCGGCGGTGGCGAAGCTGCAGCAGGAAGCCGAATCGCGCCTGCTCGAGCAGGTCGAGGCGATCGCCTCCACGCCGTCGGTGGTGCTCGACGTCGGTTGCGGCCCGGGTCGGGCGACCGCGGCGCTGGCCCGACGCTGGCGCGATGCCCGCGTGATCGGCGTGGATCTCGCGCTGCCCATGCTGCGCCTGGCGCGCCGCGCGCGCGGCTGGCTGCGCAGGCAGCCGGTGGTGTGTGCCGACGCCAACCGTCTTCCCCTGCCCGATGCCAGCGTCGACCTGCTGTTCTCCAGCCTGTGCCTGCAGTGGCTGGGCGATCCGCAGGCGGCGCTTGCCGAGTTCGCCCGCGTGCTGCGCCCGGGCGGCACCCTGCTGGCCAGCACCTTCGGTCCCGGCACGCTGGCGGAACTGCGCCAGGCCTGGGCGGCCGCCGACGACCGCGGCCACGTCAGCGAGTTCGTGCCGATGGCCGCCCTGGGCGATGCCCTGCTGGCCCAGGGTTTCGGCGATCCGGTGCTGGACCGCGACGTGTTCGCGCTCAGCTACCCGGACCTCGATGGCCTGCTGCGCGAGCTGCGGGCGATCGGCGCCAACAACGCGCGCAGCGACCGGCCGCGCGGCCTGGCCGGCAAGCACGGCTGGCGGCGGATGCGTGCGGCCTATGCCGGCCTGGTCGACCATGAAGGCCGCTGGCCGGCCAGCTACGAGGTGATCTACCTGCGGGCGCTGGCGCCGGCGCCGGGCCGTCCGCGACGCAGCGACGGCACCGAGATCGCGACGGTCCCGATCAGCGCGATCCGGCGCCGGCCCCGCCCGTAG
- a CDS encoding CsgG/HfaB family protein, which translates to MKSFWIAVALTLAGVFAAGPAVAQGGKPSIGVAEFRNQSGAGWWRGGVGWELAGMLSNELSATGAFRVVERSNLGSVLQEQDLAASGRVRQGSGAATGELTGAQYLVMGTVTAYEEGASNTGGGISVRGISVGGRRSEAYLAVDVRVIDTTTGEVAYSRTVEGRSASSGMRVGVYRGGFGGNLANENNTPAGKAIRAALVEITDYLECVMVERSRNCEGEYQAKENRRRDSNRRGLRLD; encoded by the coding sequence ATGAAGAGTTTCTGGATCGCCGTCGCGCTGACACTGGCCGGCGTTTTCGCAGCCGGACCGGCTGTCGCCCAGGGCGGCAAGCCCTCGATCGGCGTCGCCGAGTTCCGCAACCAGAGCGGTGCCGGCTGGTGGCGCGGCGGGGTCGGCTGGGAGCTGGCCGGCATGTTGTCCAACGAGCTGTCCGCGACCGGCGCGTTCCGCGTCGTCGAGCGCAGCAACCTGGGCTCGGTGCTGCAGGAGCAGGACCTGGCCGCCTCCGGGCGCGTCCGCCAGGGCAGCGGCGCCGCCACCGGCGAGCTGACCGGCGCCCAGTACCTGGTCATGGGCACGGTGACCGCTTACGAGGAAGGCGCCTCCAACACCGGCGGCGGCATCAGCGTGCGCGGCATCTCGGTCGGCGGCCGCCGCAGCGAAGCCTACCTGGCGGTCGACGTCCGGGTGATCGACACCACCACCGGCGAGGTCGCCTACTCGCGCACCGTCGAGGGCCGCAGCGCCAGCAGCGGCATGCGCGTCGGCGTCTACCGCGGCGGCTTCGGCGGCAACCTCGCCAACGAGAACAACACCCCGGCCGGCAAGGCGATCCGCGCGGCCCTGGTCGAGATCACCGACTACCTCGAGTGCGTGATGGTCGAGCGCAGCCGCAACTGCGAGGGCGAGTACCAGGCCAAGGAAAACCGTCGCCGCGACAGCAACCGGCGCGGACTGCGCCTGGACTGA